Part of the Xiphophorus maculatus strain JP 163 A chromosome 3, X_maculatus-5.0-male, whole genome shotgun sequence genome, TGAGAGTGAGCAGTGTTTATATCCGTAGGGGAAAAACCGGCGTGGTCACATGACCACAATGGAAACCTAACTTTTACCAAGAAGAAAAAACGAAACTTAACTATCTCCCACGTTGCCCCctattcctttctttttccaatttCTCCTCGTGTTGTGTGTATAGCAGCTCAGCAGCGCATGGTGCAACATTACCGTCATCCATGCAGTATTTATAAGCGGGCTTTGGAAGGTTGCGGACTTTACTGATCTAACTGAGATGATCCAGCGTGTTTCACTCTTCATTTAAGCTACCTAGCGCTGCGCTTATTTTTCCTATCTGTAACCTTaggattgtatttttttttttgtttttgtcaaaaaaatttaaataacttgaGCATTGGAAGACTTCTAAATCAGCAAGCCTAAACGTGACCAAACTGTCTTTTTAACCTTCTTCCTCTGATCATCTGAAGGTGAGATTCATAATCACATGTGCTAGTAGCGGGAGGCCTTGGTCGTAGACTGATGTGCTTCTACAACCATACTGTGTAGAGTATGCAGATGTTGATTCATCACTCTTTGTTCACAAATTTGGCCTGGCTGTAAGCATAGAGACATGTTCTGTCTGAAAACTACATAGTTGTATTTTTGGCTGTCACATGTTGCCTTGCATCAGGATCAAAGTGAGTCAGCTCCAGCCCATGTTTGGCTCCCAGGCTGCCACCCCCCCTGTCGCTGCTTGTTACTCTGATGAACCAACACTGCATTGTGCTCCATTATTATGGGCCTGCTCGGCTCGGTGCTGACCACACCACAGGCGATGAAACCTGACTCAGTATTGGGTGTCCTCTTGTTGTCGCTGGCTGATGCAGACATCATTGAGTGTTGTCGGGTATGACACTGGACGCAGAATCGATATTTATAAAAATCCGAACCGTGTAATTTGAAATTCAGATCATAATCCCCGCtgtttgtttcaaaaatgaaaagttgcTGGATTATCTGTTATGTTTCTTTTACTCTCCATTAGGGAGATTTCAAGCCACAGCATTAGTTTATAATGCTAGAAATAATAAAGAGCTACTACAAGCAGTTTTGAATTATTAAACCATTCGCCTTTACCTCGGGATTACCTTTCAGCGTGACACAGAATGATGACATGTCCCTCTGCAGTCTCTTTGCTGACTTACTGTGTtacaatatgaaaataaatgcagcacaGATTAATCTCTGCATATACTTTTCAACTGTCTATGTTTAAACCTTCTCAGATTATCCACTCTGTTGTGTGCTGCATTTCAGGACAACAGTGGTGTCCTTGGAGTATAGGTTGTCCGACTTGTCCAAGGACACTTAAGCAGGCTGAAGAGTTGCTCACTGATGTGAcggtttcttttaatttgtctaGTTAATTTGTCTcttctgactttgtttttcactttcagaGTGTGTCCATCCTGAGCCAAGGCTCCatcttctgtgtttctgttggaATCCAAGTGCTTGGCGTGATCCTTAAGCTGAACTGAGAGCTGCTCCGGCGCCCCTTTTTAGCTCAACCCCTGCGCTATGAGCAGAGGTAGAGGAGGGCCTTACAAAGAACATTTCAACAGACGCCCACCTCCCCACCCACAGGCCAAGGAGAACTACCACAGACCAGTTCAGGCCCAATTTTTTCATGGAGAAAACCCAGATCTGATCCAAAACCGAAATTACTACAACTATCCTGGAGGGGCCCTTCAGCCGCCACCTCCTCTGCTCCCATCAGCTCCCCCTGTACCAAGCCAGACTAGATTGGCTGCTGCTTCTGACTACAGACATAACCAAGGTCAGGGTGGCAGCCCAGCTCCAAATTCCTTCCTTTGTAAACAAGCAGAATTTCTAAGAGGACAGAGCACCGAGGCGCCACAGTTTAGATCCAGCCAACGAGGCGGGGGCGCACCATTCAGCAGGTCACCTACATACCAGTCACCATCAGGCTATATTAGATATTCAAACACAGGCAGCAGTCCTAGAGGTCGAGGGGGCTACAGCCCTAGCCAGACTTTTCCATACTCTTCAGGTCCAAGAGCAACTGGAGGGGCCCTGGGCCCTCGATTACAAAGTCAAAACCAGTTTCAAGGCAAAACCAGCTATAATCAGTCATCCAACAGACAATTTTGGCCCCAGACAGAGTCTCTCTGTGACCGTTTTCAGAATCTGTCTCTTCCACAAGATCAGTCTAGTCGAGGTAGAGAGAGGTTTGACAGATACCCTTTCCCCAGCAGCTCAACAGAGTCGAGGTTCGAAAGAGTTAACCTCACCTTTACGCCAGACATACAGGAGCAGGTGCACAGAGCTTTGGCTGCTTTGAAGTCAGGTGAGAGGATCTCTGCTAGAGTATTAGCTAAAAAAATTCATTTACCCAAAAAGACAGTAAACAAGGCTCTCTACTCTTTGGAGCGGTCACAAAGAGCTTATAAGCAAGAAGTCCTACCTCCTCTGTGGAGTTTGTACAGGGCGGAAGGAAATTACGTCCCTGACAGCAAAAGTCCATCTTCCTATCTGTGTTTTGGTCCAGAACGTccacaaacagctgaaacagagGTCGACccagaaaaggaaaacaagggGCAGGTCAAAGAAGAGAACTCTGATACAGAATCGAATTCTTCTTACAGCTCATCTTCAGAATCTTCTGACTCTGAAAAAGCCGAGTCAGCAGCAGAAAGTCAGAACGAAAAAGATTGTCCAAACACAACCAGCTCCACCCATCAGGAGGCTAATTGTCCCATCATGGCAAACTGCAAAGAGCGGGTTTTACAATTTCTTCTAGATGTAGGAGAGGCAACTGCTCTTGTCATAGCCAAAAATCTGGGTCTTAAAAATGCCAAGCAGATCAACCCCACCCTTTATGCTTTGGCAAAGCAAGGTGAAGTCAATAGGGATAGTGACGTTACTCCTCCAAAATGGATGCTTTCTGCGCACCGCAAAGAGAGGATGGAAAGGAGCTTAAAAATTGCAAAGAGTGCCTCCATTTTTGGGAGTCATATGGGAATGGAAATCTGTAAAGAGGAGGATACTGCAAGCGCCGATTTCCTATCGACCTTACCTCCTGTACCAGGACTTGAGCCTTTGCCACTGTTGGAGGATTTGCTGACAGAGCAAAGTCAAAGTACTGAGGTACGACAAGATTCATCCTTTTTAATATTGTTATATTTCTACTTTCAAGGATTATTCCAGAGTTTCTATAGTGAGGTTCTGTTGAAAGGTTAAGATCTGTTTTGGAGTTTTCATTTGGAACAAATGTTTATAAGTTGATCCTGTGGAAAATTAGTCAGAGGCCAAAGCAAAACATTGCCTCTCCCTCCTAAAACAAGTTTCAAGTTATGTCATAGCTGTTTAATTTTGCATAGTAGTagattttagttaatttttactaaatttatgAACTAAAACCTAACCCTCTGTTCTTCATTTCAATAGCTACCTTTATTGTTGAGTGAGGACAAAGCTCCTGGTGAGCAACTGTGGGCCTCTGATGAAATCCCAGAGTACCTCAATGCAATCCGGCGAGAAACCGATGCAAAGAAAATGGCAGAACAGCAGGGCGGTGCTGTGGGAACCGTCGCTGTGTCGGTGGCTGCACCACCTCCTCAAAATCTGTGGGCCAAATTACAGGAAGTGAGGCTGAAGAACCCTGTCAGTGGCCTAATGGAGTATGCCCAGTATCTGGGCCAAAACTGCGAGTTCCAGCTCCTTGACCAGTCAGGACCCTCTCATGACCCAAGGTTAGTCAGTCGACCTTTTAAGTCATCACGTTGCCTTccccaaaataatttgttaattaCTTGGATATGCCTGAGTTAGAGTTGGAAAAATAAAGTCTGGATTGATGCTCGTTATCACCAGTAGCAATGTGAGATCCAtcattttagttttgtgtttgcaCCTACGTTTGTTTATAGCTTTGAAGTACCTCTTAAAATCTTTGGAGGGAAAGCCTGCCTCCAAGAAGTGCAGCCAAGaatgaaaataacttaattGTTATTCATCATAGGAGCCGGTGTCTTCAGTTAATCATATATTTAGCGTTTTTGCATAGTCtggaatgaaaaataaagaaaaatgttcatacttttcagtcagaaaaattGTTCACTTTTAAACTAGCCTCTATCATGATATCCCAGTCCATTTTCTTAGATAAAAGAGTTATGATTTTGAAACAAAGCTAGTCTAAGTTActccacaaacaaacagaactgtGAAATGATGCAATACCATGTTTAAAAAGCCGGAAGCCAAAATCAGCAACTTGTTGGTTTTGGATCTATggaaactataaataaaactactaTGTAAGCAGATTAAGGTGATCATTTTGATCTCcaaattttgagaaaacatcTTGAAAAATTATTAACATTCCAGTCTGGAAAAGCATTTAAATGCTGTATGTGTTGTAACTCTGCATGTCGATAGCTTGGGTGTCTAACgtgtttgtgatttttcttttttctgctctggTTAGATTTCGCATGCAGGTGATGTTGAATGGGAAGCTGTTTCCCATTGCAGAAGCTTCCAGTAAGAAGGTCGCTAAGAAGGATGCTGCAGCCGCCGCGCTGCGCATACTTATCGGAGAGATTCAGGGAGGACCAGGTCCGCTGGAGGAGGGAAATGCCGCCGTTGTTGACCAAATGTTGGATATACTTCCAGAGACAAGCGTGAGAATTTTTTgctttgataaaataatttcttgtatATAAATCTGTTATGAGTTCTGGatactaaatattttcaaaactgtcCTTAAAATGTTGTGCCTGAAGTTCTTTTTCCCTGTCTCTTCACCAGGGTTCAGTTGAAAATATATCGGGAACCTTCGGGTCGAACAGCGTCGAAGTACCAGGGGAAGGATCTCGACAGCCGCTGTCCCGGTCTCTGCCTGGTGGGAAGAATCCAGTGTCTGTCCTGATGGAGTACAGCCAGCGCAGTGGAAACTCAATCGAATTCATCAACACTGGCCAGGCAGGCCCACCACATGACCCAAGGTTCTGGTTCCTTCATTTCTATTTGAAGCCGATCTTCTTGCCGAGTCCGGAGGTTAACTTCTTTTGCAGTCACACATTTCAGCCTCATAAAAGCAGCCATCTGTTAAATCTGTTCTTAACACGTTAGTCACCTGATGAAGACAATACCATCTTTATCtatcttgtcttttctgtttaatccaTCCCTTTAAGCTGAGATGGAATGCCACATTTCATCCTCTCTTTGCTTGCTGCCTTTTCTTcctaaaaaaacccaaacaaaaataacaaaattaaggTATCATAAGCTATACAGGTACTGTGAGTCTAACTCATTTGTTTAAGTCTTTGATGCAAACAGGAGTTTTGTATGTTCTTGATTGCCCCATTTTAACCCtttctgtcttatttccagGTTCATGTTCAGAGTGAAAGTTGGAGACATGACGTTTGCCGAGGCTTCGGCTCCAAGTAAGAAGGCAGCACGTCAGCTGGCAGCAGAGGAGGCG contains:
- the adar gene encoding double-stranded RNA-specific adenosine deaminase, encoding MSRGRGGPYKEHFNRRPPPHPQAKENYHRPVQAQFFHGENPDLIQNRNYYNYPGGALQPPPPLLPSAPPVPSQTRLAAASDYRHNQGQGGSPAPNSFLCKQAEFLRGQSTEAPQFRSSQRGGGAPFSRSPTYQSPSGYIRYSNTGSSPRGRGGYSPSQTFPYSSGPRATGGALGPRLQSQNQFQGKTSYNQSSNRQFWPQTESLCDRFQNLSLPQDQSSRGRERFDRYPFPSSSTESRFERVNLTFTPDIQEQVHRALAALKSGERISARVLAKKIHLPKKTVNKALYSLERSQRAYKQEVLPPLWSLYRAEGNYVPDSKSPSSYLCFGPERPQTAETEVDPEKENKGQVKEENSDTESNSSYSSSSESSDSEKAESAAESQNEKDCPNTTSSTHQEANCPIMANCKERVLQFLLDVGEATALVIAKNLGLKNAKQINPTLYALAKQGEVNRDSDVTPPKWMLSAHRKERMERSLKIAKSASIFGSHMGMEICKEEDTASADFLSTLPPVPGLEPLPLLEDLLTEQSQSTELPLLLSEDKAPGEQLWASDEIPEYLNAIRRETDAKKMAEQQGGAVGTVAVSVAAPPPQNLWAKLQEVRLKNPVSGLMEYAQYLGQNCEFQLLDQSGPSHDPRFRMQVMLNGKLFPIAEASSKKVAKKDAAAAALRILIGEIQGGPGPLEEGNAAVVDQMLDILPETSGSVENISGTFGSNSVEVPGEGSRQPLSRSLPGGKNPVSVLMEYSQRSGNSIEFINTGQAGPPHDPRFMFRVKVGDMTFAEASAPSKKAARQLAAEEAVKELMADGKLQVSKPQLPLGPSFEGDGGAFRATCPSLPPLTASELQAAHEAGVGDLINHLNNNAVSGLLEYARARGFAAEIRLVSQSGPPHDPKFTYQAKLGGRWFPPVCASNKKQGKQEAADAALRVLIGEAERAARTGELIPTELPVSGSTLHDQIAMLSHQRFNALTTRIQHSLLGRKILATIVMRRGEGLGTVVSLGTGNRCVKGEELSLKGETVNDCHAEIISRRGFIRFLYSELLKHYDGADDSIFEPAEENKLKIKPDITFHLYISTAPCGDGALFDKSCSEAGDEIEGHKPLFENAKQGKLRTKVENGEGTIPVESSAIVPTWDGIQHGERLRTMSCSDKILRWNVLGLQGALLSHFLHPIYLKSITLGYLYSHGHLTRAVCCRLARDGEAFSQNLPPPFTLNHPEVGRVSVYDSTRHTGKTKESSVNWSFPDQHNVEVLDGTKGKLDGNKQAMSRVSKSNLFCLFRSLCQRCGRTDLLSLPSYAQAKTSALPFQLAKQQFFEALCIHGYGAWIGKPLEEKSFEESEGNRNNGVSIPLGVGNSKNGGLVEYKQAEA